A window from Kovacikia minuta CCNUW1 encodes these proteins:
- a CDS encoding sensor histidine kinase, with amino-acid sequence MVSPQLKAVYQRAWVLQQRADDLPELQQTLISEALEELQAVLEELQASEAELHLQNEVLVSTRQAVESERQRYRELFEFAPDGYLVTDANGRILEANHAIATLLKVSQEFLVGKPLLVFIDQPDHVTFHRTLDRLQELDNLQDLQIRLRSLQRSPFDAALTVAAVRNTSGQIVNLRWLLRDITERKQVEQLLANLNLELERQVQERTAELQRALEFEAGLKRITDKVRDSLDESQILQTAVQELAIVLGLICCDTALYDLDLATSTIRYEFTAAVNTAVSPSSQGQLVPMTTFPEAYRQLLQGKYFQFCEIDVNSSRLSAILACPIADDQGVLGDLWLFKPQQEGFSGSEIRLVQQVANQCAIAIRQARLYLASQVQIQEMKKLDQLKDSFLSTTSHELRSPVTNMRMAIRMLKVALAQERAAAEESTQLAKRNAVDRYLNILDTECDREITLINDLLDLQRLEAGEHSLNMETICLHDWLPPVVAPFQERARDRQQTFQINLAPNLPVLISDPATLERILAELFNNACKYTPQNGQITVTIQAQPGAMQLQLSNTSGDISANELTHIFDKFYRVPNADPWKQGGTGLGLALVQRLIGHLGGTIAVASTARQLHFTLKFPLLNLPS; translated from the coding sequence ATGGTATCCCCACAGTTGAAGGCGGTGTATCAAAGAGCATGGGTACTGCAACAACGGGCAGACGACCTGCCTGAATTACAGCAAACACTCATATCAGAAGCACTGGAAGAACTTCAGGCGGTTTTAGAAGAATTGCAGGCATCTGAGGCAGAACTGCATCTTCAAAATGAAGTGTTAGTCAGCACTCGTCAAGCGGTAGAGTCGGAACGCCAGCGCTACCGCGAACTGTTTGAGTTTGCACCCGATGGCTATCTGGTCACAGATGCCAATGGCAGAATTCTAGAAGCCAATCATGCGATCGCAACGCTACTCAAGGTTTCTCAGGAGTTTCTAGTTGGCAAACCGTTGCTGGTTTTTATTGATCAGCCCGATCATGTCACCTTTCATCGCACCCTGGATCGGTTACAGGAGCTAGACAACCTGCAAGATTTGCAAATCCGCTTGCGCTCACTCCAGCGATCGCCGTTCGATGCCGCCCTAACGGTGGCTGCCGTCCGCAATACGTCAGGTCAAATTGTCAATTTGCGGTGGTTGTTGCGCGACATTACCGAACGCAAACAAGTCGAACAGCTTCTAGCAAACCTCAATTTAGAGCTAGAACGGCAGGTGCAAGAACGCACAGCTGAGCTACAGCGAGCGCTTGAGTTTGAAGCAGGTCTCAAACGAATTACGGATAAAGTGCGGGACAGTTTGGATGAGAGCCAAATTCTGCAAACAGCGGTGCAGGAATTAGCGATCGTCCTCGGTTTAATATGCTGCGATACAGCGTTATATGACCTCGATTTAGCCACTTCCACCATTCGCTATGAGTTTACGGCTGCTGTAAATACAGCCGTATCACCCTCCTCGCAAGGTCAACTGGTTCCCATGACAACCTTTCCTGAAGCCTATCGTCAGCTTCTGCAAGGTAAGTATTTTCAGTTTTGTGAAATTGATGTTAACTCTTCACGTCTCTCCGCGATTCTAGCTTGTCCCATTGCTGATGATCAGGGTGTCTTGGGCGATCTATGGTTATTTAAGCCGCAGCAAGAGGGATTTAGTGGGTCAGAAATTCGCCTGGTGCAGCAGGTTGCAAATCAGTGTGCGATCGCAATTCGGCAAGCCCGACTGTATCTAGCTTCGCAAGTTCAGATTCAGGAGATGAAAAAACTTGACCAGCTCAAAGATAGTTTTCTCAGCACTACGTCTCATGAACTGCGTTCCCCCGTGACTAATATGAGAATGGCAATCCGGATGTTAAAAGTTGCGCTGGCTCAAGAGCGGGCTGCTGCTGAAGAGTCTACCCAATTAGCAAAAAGAAATGCGGTCGATCGGTACCTCAATATTTTAGATACAGAGTGCGATCGGGAAATCACCTTGATTAATGATTTGCTCGATCTGCAACGGCTTGAGGCAGGCGAGCATTCTCTAAACATGGAAACCATTTGTCTACATGACTGGTTGCCGCCAGTCGTTGCCCCCTTCCAGGAGCGGGCGCGCGATCGCCAGCAAACCTTTCAGATAAACCTGGCTCCCAATTTGCCTGTTTTAATTTCCGATCCAGCAACCTTAGAGCGAATTTTGGCAGAGCTATTCAACAACGCCTGCAAATATACACCCCAGAACGGACAAATTACAGTCACCATCCAAGCTCAACCAGGCGCGATGCAACTTCAGCTCAGCAACACAAGTGGAGATATTTCCGCCAATGAACTCACTCATATTTTTGATAAGTTCTATCGCGTTCCCAATGCTGATCCCTGGAAGCAAGGTGGAACCGGATTAGGACTGGCACTGGTACAGAGACTAATCGGACATTTGGGCGGTACGATCGCCGTTGCAAGCACAGCAAGACAGCTTCACTTCACGCTTAAATTTCCCTTACTAAACCTTCCAAGTTGA
- a CDS encoding DUF5955 family protein: MSQHNEGIQVTGGSFNAGQVGVGRGARVIQNTYNIASQLQADGKEEVAQAITELLKALEAHGNQIADKEEVTQTVEKIAAEAQKEKPDKLTLKGFLTLLKESLGSVVEVAEKVTVLQKVIALMMGIPSL; the protein is encoded by the coding sequence ATGAGTCAACATAACGAAGGGATTCAAGTTACGGGTGGTAGTTTTAACGCTGGACAGGTTGGGGTTGGGCGAGGTGCCCGGGTCATTCAAAATACGTACAACATCGCCAGCCAATTGCAAGCAGATGGTAAAGAGGAGGTTGCCCAGGCAATTACTGAACTACTGAAGGCTTTGGAGGCTCATGGTAATCAGATTGCAGACAAAGAAGAAGTGACCCAAACAGTTGAGAAAATTGCCGCCGAAGCTCAGAAAGAAAAGCCCGATAAGCTAACACTTAAGGGATTTCTGACTCTTTTGAAAGAATCACTTGGCTCGGTGGTTGAAGTGGCAGAGAAAGTCACCGTTTTACAGAAGGTAATCGCGCTCATGATGGGCATTCCTTCTTTATAA
- a CDS encoding NACHT domain-containing protein — protein MVKRSLKASFPGIQQAKRAFACKGWTQENLAGEVGLKTRQSVWRFFTGQPVERQVFQELCLILDLDWREIAIDPPAEFPEPGEVAIDPVTDIDTLVQQVRVQRQHKVQAQCGTLQLLNISRPVKIDDLYINVNILEEIPSQQWLELADLQRFTPQACDRSSLEAVSQTQMAGVKAVEIYSKLRVLGKPGTGKTTFLQHLAVRCNQGSFAANRVPIFVSLRDFADEFRAAGEVSLLSYIFDDFHTSGISNLSMLETLLQEGRVLLLLDGLDEVLAQDCKAVINEIRRLSEKYEKNLFVVTCRTAAKALNLRRFTDVEMAPFGQDQIVEFAQKWFTVLKKTTFQAGQEQAVQFVQQLGLSENIPFRRLAVTPLFLHLICWIFHHQGKFPSKRAEFYKQCLELLLSKWDETKGIERDEMYHGFLLPQKLKLLSQVATVTFEQGNYFFERQAIEQHIGDYIRSLPNAAIEPEELQLDSEEILKAIELQHGLLAERVQGIFSFGDQIFQEYFTARKIVANYNLHASDRALEQLVSHVTEPRWREIFLLTVAMLRSADSLVQMMKQEIDAIVAQDPYLQKFLTWAAPQSRAESPYLTATQHHSTQSDWDFSPEQQEILQRYYDANQLLLDCLNSNSEVTAAVRQEIEAALLLSQKELEEREWGGETRNDRTGSVN, from the coding sequence ATGGTCAAGCGATCGCTCAAGGCATCATTTCCTGGGATTCAACAAGCAAAAAGAGCCTTTGCTTGTAAAGGGTGGACTCAAGAAAACCTGGCAGGGGAGGTAGGGTTAAAAACGCGCCAATCAGTCTGGCGTTTTTTTACGGGACAGCCTGTTGAGCGGCAGGTTTTTCAAGAGCTTTGCTTAATTCTGGATTTAGACTGGCGTGAAATTGCGATCGATCCTCCCGCAGAATTTCCTGAACCCGGAGAGGTTGCCATTGATCCGGTTACAGACATCGATACGTTGGTACAACAAGTGCGAGTACAGCGTCAGCACAAGGTTCAAGCCCAATGTGGCACCTTGCAGTTGTTGAACATTAGCCGTCCAGTCAAGATTGACGACCTTTACATTAATGTCAATATCCTAGAAGAAATTCCGAGCCAGCAGTGGTTAGAGTTGGCGGATCTACAACGCTTTACGCCCCAAGCGTGCGATCGCTCTAGTTTGGAGGCGGTATCTCAGACTCAAATGGCGGGTGTGAAAGCGGTCGAAATCTACTCCAAGCTGCGAGTGTTGGGCAAACCAGGGACAGGTAAAACTACTTTCTTGCAACATCTAGCGGTTCGGTGCAACCAAGGCAGCTTTGCAGCAAATCGAGTTCCAATTTTTGTCAGCTTGAGGGATTTTGCCGATGAGTTTAGAGCAGCCGGTGAGGTAAGCTTACTCAGCTATATTTTTGATGACTTTCACACTTCAGGTATTTCAAATCTATCGATGCTGGAAACGCTACTACAAGAAGGCAGAGTTTTGCTGTTGCTAGATGGACTAGATGAGGTGCTTGCTCAAGACTGTAAGGCAGTTATCAATGAAATTCGGCGACTTTCTGAAAAGTATGAAAAGAATTTGTTTGTCGTGACTTGCCGCACAGCGGCTAAAGCCCTTAACCTCAGACGCTTCACAGATGTGGAGATGGCTCCATTTGGGCAAGACCAAATTGTGGAGTTTGCTCAAAAGTGGTTTACAGTCCTGAAGAAGACCACATTTCAAGCGGGTCAAGAACAAGCCGTTCAATTCGTCCAGCAGCTAGGCTTGTCTGAAAACATCCCCTTTCGCAGACTCGCTGTCACGCCGCTGTTTCTCCACCTTATCTGCTGGATTTTTCATCATCAGGGCAAATTCCCCAGCAAACGGGCGGAGTTTTATAAGCAATGTTTAGAGCTTTTGCTCAGCAAATGGGATGAAACGAAAGGCATTGAGCGAGACGAGATGTATCACGGCTTTTTATTGCCCCAAAAGCTCAAGCTGTTAAGTCAAGTTGCGACAGTCACGTTTGAGCAAGGGAATTACTTTTTTGAACGGCAGGCCATTGAACAACACATTGGGGACTACATCCGTAGCTTACCCAATGCTGCAATTGAGCCAGAGGAGTTGCAATTAGACAGTGAAGAGATCCTCAAGGCGATCGAGCTACAGCATGGACTGTTAGCAGAACGGGTACAGGGAATTTTCTCCTTTGGGGATCAGATATTTCAAGAATATTTTACGGCTCGAAAGATCGTCGCTAATTACAACCTACACGCATCCGATCGCGCACTGGAGCAGCTAGTCAGCCACGTCACTGAACCCCGCTGGCGAGAAATCTTTTTGTTGACGGTTGCCATGCTGCGAAGTGCAGATTCTCTCGTGCAGATGATGAAGCAAGAGATCGATGCGATCGTGGCACAAGATCCATACCTGCAAAAATTTCTAACCTGGGCAGCTCCCCAATCTCGTGCTGAGTCTCCTTATCTCACTGCCACCCAGCATCACAGCACTCAGTCTGACTGGGACTTCAGCCCAGAGCAGCAAGAGATCTTGCAACGATACTATGATGCCAATCAATTATTGCTCGATTGCCTTAACAGCAACAGTGAAGTAACGGCAGCCGTGCGGCAGGAGATTGAAGCGGCTTTGTTATTGTCCCAAAAAGAACTTGAGGAGCGGGAATGGGGCGGAGAGACCCGGAACGATCGCACAGGCTCGGTAAATTGA
- a CDS encoding Pepco domain-containing protein, giving the protein MEDYIVIVTDEVDETLAPIKGQRGWREEVVKRISSLREVRLPVSQLEQNMNQFLQLIRTLI; this is encoded by the coding sequence ATGGAAGATTACATCGTAATCGTAACGGACGAAGTAGACGAAACTCTCGCACCGATCAAGGGTCAACGGGGATGGCGCGAAGAAGTTGTTAAACGGATCTCTAGCCTCAGGGAAGTTCGGCTGCCCGTCTCTCAGCTAGAGCAGAACATGAACCAGTTTTTGCAACTGATTCGGACGCTTATTTAA
- a CDS encoding acyl-CoA desaturase: MTVQSLSSAPTGKQPLVLSWRNVAFFSTVHALALLAPWFFSWSALGVTIALHWLFGSIGICLGYHRLLTHRSLQVPKVLEYTFAVLGAFALQGGPIFWVAGHRLHHAFTEDIDKDPYSAQRGFWWSHMLWIMYPRAEFFATATYRKYAPDLARNPFYTWLDRYFLLLQLPLGILLYALGGWSFVVYGVFVRVVLLWHTTWLINSATHLFGDRTFETEDGSRNLWWAALLTFGEGWHNNHHAYPRVAKAGWKWWQVDITWWAIQSLKILGLAQKVVMPPLPAETTQ; the protein is encoded by the coding sequence GTGACTGTTCAATCATTAAGCTCTGCCCCGACAGGCAAGCAACCGCTTGTATTAAGCTGGAGGAATGTTGCCTTTTTCAGCACTGTTCATGCTTTAGCACTGCTTGCCCCCTGGTTCTTCTCCTGGTCAGCGCTGGGAGTGACGATCGCGCTTCATTGGCTTTTTGGCAGTATTGGCATTTGTTTGGGGTATCACCGATTGCTAACCCATCGCAGCCTTCAAGTTCCCAAGGTACTGGAATACACGTTTGCGGTTCTAGGTGCCTTCGCGCTTCAAGGTGGTCCCATTTTCTGGGTGGCTGGTCATCGCTTGCATCATGCCTTTACGGAAGATATTGATAAAGATCCTTACTCCGCTCAACGGGGATTTTGGTGGAGTCACATGCTTTGGATTATGTACCCCCGCGCAGAATTCTTTGCGACCGCAACCTATCGTAAATATGCGCCTGACTTAGCACGTAACCCGTTTTACACCTGGCTCGATCGCTACTTTCTACTGCTGCAACTGCCGCTAGGAATTTTGCTGTATGCACTGGGAGGTTGGTCATTCGTCGTCTACGGAGTGTTTGTGCGAGTGGTACTGCTCTGGCACACAACCTGGTTAATTAACTCCGCCACCCATTTGTTTGGCGATCGAACGTTTGAAACGGAAGATGGATCGCGCAATCTCTGGTGGGCAGCACTCCTGACCTTTGGTGAAGGGTGGCATAACAACCATCACGCTTACCCCAGGGTGGCAAAGGCGGGCTGGAAGTGGTGGCAAGTAGATATTACATGGTGGGCAATTCAAAGTTTGAAAATACTAGGGTTAGCCCAAAAAGTAGTGATGCCTCCCCTGCCAGCAGAAACAACTCAGTAG
- a CDS encoding DUF1830 domain-containing protein, producing the protein MTQILDRLPADCADGILCCYVNDTQQLNIARITNISNWYFERVIFPGEKLLFEALPEAQLEIHMSRFSTVVLVEVTACDRLAVRSSQVQQDCMVQHN; encoded by the coding sequence ATGACTCAAATTCTAGATCGCCTGCCTGCTGACTGTGCTGATGGCATTCTCTGCTGCTACGTGAATGACACTCAACAACTCAACATTGCTCGAATCACCAATATTTCAAATTGGTACTTTGAACGCGTTATTTTCCCAGGAGAAAAGCTGTTGTTTGAAGCACTACCAGAGGCTCAGCTAGAGATCCATATGTCAAGGTTTTCTACTGTTGTTCTAGTCGAGGTTACGGCTTGCGATCGCTTGGCTGTCAGAAGTTCACAAGTTCAACAAGATTGCATGGTTCAGCACAACTAA
- the ltrA gene encoding group II intron reverse transcriptase/maturase — MSRNENVMSELTTTYEWNAIPWRKLERKVFKLQKQIYRATCRGQRAKVRRLQRLLIRSWAARVLAVRRVTQDNAGKKTAGIDGLKSLLPNQRLDLAQRLQHHWGKASPTRRVWIPKPGNAAERRPLNIPTLEDRARQTLFKLALEPQWEAKFEPNSFGFRPGRSCHDAIMAIYSNVCHQSKWILDADLAKCFDTIAQQPLLEKLNASPFVTRQIRAWLRAGVIDNFQLCETPEGVPQGGSLSPLLANVALHGMETYVTRYCKGAKVVRYADDLVVMHPERKGIEQAQRLLSKWLQKMGLAFKPSKTRLCHTLKAVDGQVGFDFLGFAIRQYRVSKYKSGRSMKGYKTIIKPSKAAMQRHAQRLRGVIRNHKAAPQVALIDHLNPMIRGWSGYYSAQCSKAAFSRLDYLLYQKLRAWAHRRHPSKSGYWRASRYWLVNQGGGWVFAARQGGKQVRLRTHSETPIVRHIKVQGSRSPFDGDWSYWASRMGSHPELPTQIAKLLKHQRGKCAHCKSYFKSEDLWEVHHLDKNHQNHKWDNLTLIHQHCHDQVHSGMHDKHPVVEEPCEVNVSSTVL; from the coding sequence GTGAGTCGCAATGAAAACGTCATGAGCGAGTTAACGACTACGTATGAATGGAATGCTATTCCCTGGCGCAAGCTGGAGCGAAAGGTATTTAAATTGCAAAAGCAAATCTACCGAGCCACTTGTCGTGGTCAACGAGCAAAAGTTCGCAGGCTTCAACGACTCCTAATCCGCTCTTGGGCAGCGAGAGTCCTGGCAGTCCGGCGGGTGACGCAAGACAATGCAGGCAAGAAGACAGCAGGCATCGACGGCTTAAAGTCGCTTCTACCCAATCAACGGCTGGATCTTGCCCAACGGCTTCAGCATCACTGGGGGAAAGCCTCCCCCACTCGTCGAGTTTGGATTCCTAAACCGGGCAATGCAGCGGAACGAAGACCGCTGAACATTCCAACGCTCGAAGATAGGGCAAGACAAACCCTATTCAAGCTGGCGCTGGAACCGCAATGGGAAGCCAAGTTTGAGCCGAATTCGTTCGGTTTCCGCCCCGGACGCTCCTGTCATGACGCGATAATGGCAATCTACAGCAACGTCTGCCATCAATCTAAATGGATTTTAGATGCAGATCTTGCCAAATGTTTTGACACCATTGCGCAGCAACCCTTGCTGGAGAAACTGAACGCCAGTCCATTTGTCACTCGGCAAATCCGAGCTTGGCTGCGGGCAGGCGTGATAGATAACTTCCAACTTTGTGAAACACCAGAAGGTGTGCCACAAGGCGGAAGTCTTTCACCCTTACTGGCGAATGTCGCCTTGCATGGTATGGAAACCTATGTTACCCGCTATTGCAAAGGGGCGAAGGTGGTTCGTTATGCCGATGACCTGGTGGTGATGCACCCGGAACGCAAAGGCATCGAACAGGCTCAACGGTTACTCTCCAAGTGGTTGCAGAAAATGGGACTGGCATTTAAGCCGAGTAAGACTCGCCTCTGTCATACGCTCAAGGCCGTTGATGGACAGGTTGGGTTTGACTTCCTAGGTTTCGCCATTCGGCAATACCGAGTGAGCAAATATAAATCTGGGCGGTCAATGAAAGGTTATAAGACGATTATTAAACCCAGCAAAGCAGCAATGCAGAGACACGCCCAGCGCTTAAGGGGTGTAATTAGAAACCACAAAGCGGCTCCACAGGTGGCTTTGATAGACCATCTCAATCCAATGATTCGGGGATGGTCCGGTTACTACTCTGCCCAGTGCAGTAAAGCAGCCTTTTCTAGGCTCGATTACTTGCTCTACCAAAAGCTACGAGCTTGGGCTCATCGTCGCCATCCCAGCAAGAGCGGCTATTGGCGAGCCAGTCGCTACTGGTTAGTCAATCAGGGAGGTGGATGGGTCTTTGCTGCTAGACAAGGAGGGAAGCAGGTGCGGCTCCGCACGCATAGTGAAACTCCCATTGTCCGGCACATCAAAGTCCAGGGCAGTCGCAGTCCCTTCGATGGGGACTGGAGTTACTGGGCATCCCGGATGGGCAGCCATCCAGAACTACCCACTCAGATTGCCAAACTGTTGAAGCACCAACGCGGCAAATGCGCTCACTGCAAATCGTACTTCAAGTCAGAAGACCTTTGGGAAGTCCACCATCTGGACAAGAATCACCAAAACCACAAGTGGGATAATCTGACGTTGATCCACCAGCACTGCCACGACCAAGTTCATTCAGGTATGCATGACAAGCACCCAGTTGTTGAGGAGCCGTGTGAGGTTAACGTCTCAAGCACGGTTCTGTAG